A window from Manis javanica isolate MJ-LG chromosome 10, MJ_LKY, whole genome shotgun sequence encodes these proteins:
- the RPUSD1 gene encoding RNA pseudouridylate synthase domain-containing protein 1 isoform X1 — translation MEPGSMENLPVVYRSRDFLVVNKHWDVRIDSKAWRDTPTLQAQLRHHFPELADPDTYYGFRFCHQLDFSTSGALCVALNKAAAGSAYKCFKERLVTKAYLALVRGHVQESRTTISYAIGKSSAEGRAHTMCIASTQGCENPKPSLTELVVLEHGLYSGDPVSKVLLQPLTGRTHQLRVHCSALGHPVVGDLTYGQALGREDQPFRMMLHAFYLRIPTPTERVEACTPDPFVPALDACWNPQTLVQPLDQLVQALRAAPDPTEGGPRPGSPSTPLPGPGQTPSPPAKPPETEAQRASCLQWLSEWTLGPES, via the exons ATGGAGCCGGGCAGCATGGAGAACCTGCCCGTCGTGTACCGGAGCCGAGACTTCCTGGTGGTGAACAAGCACTGGGACGTGCGAATCGACAGCAAGGCGTGGCGTGACACGCCGACCCTCCAGGCGCAGCTGCGGCACCATTTCCCGGAGCTGGCCGACCCCGACACCTACTATGGGTTCAG GTTCTGCCATCAGCTGGACTTCTCCACGAGCGGGGCGCTCTGCGTGGCCCTGAACAAGGCAGCTGCAGGCAGCGCCTACAAGTGCTTCAAGGAGCGACTTGTCACCAAGGCCTACCTCGCTCTG GTGCGGGGGCACGTCCAGGAAAGCCGGACTACCATCAGTTACGCCATTGGCAAGAGCAGCGCAGAGGGGCGGGCCCACACCATGTGCATCGCGAGCACACAGG GCTGTGAGAACCCCAAACCAAGCCTCACGGAGCTGGTGGTCTTGGAACACGGGCTGTACTCAGGGGACCCGGTGTCCAAAGTACTGCTGCAGCCCCTCACAG GCCGGACACACCAGCTGCGAGTACACTGCAGCGCCCTCGGCCACCCAGTCGTGGGGGACCTGACCTATGGGCAGGCCTTGGGCCGAGAGGACCAGCCCTTCCGCATGATGCTGCACGCCTTCTACCTGCGAATCCCCACGCCCACCGAACGTGTGGAGGCCTGCACGCCCGACCCCTTTGTGCCTGCCCTCGATGCCTGCTGGAACCCCCAGAccttggtgcagccactggaccAACTTGTCCAGGCCCTGAGGGCTGCCCCTGACCCTACAGAAGGGGGTCCCAGGCCCGGCAGCCCCTCCACACCTCTGCCTGGACCTGGCCAAACCCCATCACCTCCTGCCAAGCCCCCCGAGACAGAGGCACAGCGGGCCTCATGCCTTCAGTGGCTGTCAGAGTGGACACTGGGACCAGAAAGCTGA
- the RPUSD1 gene encoding RNA pseudouridylate synthase domain-containing protein 1 isoform X2, whose product MEPGSMENLPVVYRSRDFLVVNKHWDVRIDSKAWRDTPTLQAQLRHHFPELADPDTYYGFRFCHQLDFSTSGALCVALNKAAAGSAYKCFKERLVTKAYLALVRGHVQESRTTISYAIGKSSAEGRAHTMCIASTQGRTHQLRVHCSALGHPVVGDLTYGQALGREDQPFRMMLHAFYLRIPTPTERVEACTPDPFVPALDACWNPQTLVQPLDQLVQALRAAPDPTEGGPRPGSPSTPLPGPGQTPSPPAKPPETEAQRASCLQWLSEWTLGPES is encoded by the exons ATGGAGCCGGGCAGCATGGAGAACCTGCCCGTCGTGTACCGGAGCCGAGACTTCCTGGTGGTGAACAAGCACTGGGACGTGCGAATCGACAGCAAGGCGTGGCGTGACACGCCGACCCTCCAGGCGCAGCTGCGGCACCATTTCCCGGAGCTGGCCGACCCCGACACCTACTATGGGTTCAG GTTCTGCCATCAGCTGGACTTCTCCACGAGCGGGGCGCTCTGCGTGGCCCTGAACAAGGCAGCTGCAGGCAGCGCCTACAAGTGCTTCAAGGAGCGACTTGTCACCAAGGCCTACCTCGCTCTG GTGCGGGGGCACGTCCAGGAAAGCCGGACTACCATCAGTTACGCCATTGGCAAGAGCAGCGCAGAGGGGCGGGCCCACACCATGTGCATCGCGAGCACACAGG GCCGGACACACCAGCTGCGAGTACACTGCAGCGCCCTCGGCCACCCAGTCGTGGGGGACCTGACCTATGGGCAGGCCTTGGGCCGAGAGGACCAGCCCTTCCGCATGATGCTGCACGCCTTCTACCTGCGAATCCCCACGCCCACCGAACGTGTGGAGGCCTGCACGCCCGACCCCTTTGTGCCTGCCCTCGATGCCTGCTGGAACCCCCAGAccttggtgcagccactggaccAACTTGTCCAGGCCCTGAGGGCTGCCCCTGACCCTACAGAAGGGGGTCCCAGGCCCGGCAGCCCCTCCACACCTCTGCCTGGACCTGGCCAAACCCCATCACCTCCTGCCAAGCCCCCCGAGACAGAGGCACAGCGGGCCTCATGCCTTCAGTGGCTGTCAGAGTGGACACTGGGACCAGAAAGCTGA
- the LOC108386103 gene encoding mesothelin-like protein, translating to MGRRAGGLVSPGLTLLVWLTAHCPRPQGESDASRADLWASANTSILQGFWCQPASQLPRDQLSALIRRVDPQQAPLKAWQLSCLANLATWHGLQDDFALHPPDLLLFYNLTQVRKADRRAFTRRAAQGHTELLANLPDQRAALQRMALACLGGPHPRLSASDLMFLGVLVCDLDASRLVAADPCVLQNLQRCPRLTTTQQAALNTLLASGRTTLGPPGSWNVEGLQALGPLATYISPGLWVQVREVVGLDFFGSMVAMCREGQLSQHDARRFVTGFLEAQAKAATLRPKRGTGNPCTRDSISAATLRDDLFLVRYSCSQLEGCLGGHVLRANLEPLLQQPLPAECQRVIKAKLARIYPSGVPEEQLRVIASLVYLYSRAEIGQWNITSRDTVTALLAPDVALDNQTEAVLQKFLDHNGTLTGPLLIAIGGARLCWMSPLQIQAIRASEFRLAGALDISSCPQSRKDVLYAKAREAFGSAGTTAAYYRFMRPYLGGAPVEELQHLAQANVTMDIDTFTNLNPRVLQSLSVGSVTTLLGQNVGDLQKARSHPTVSSWLRSLNRSALGELGLDTDATGPTGPAHSTTRTPNTTPWGPHAAPTTGQPGNDAPTSGTSPSPHPHAQPLQTPVPHQGPEQQASRRDGVSPSPEGLQGQGHQPGLTVLPLRPPTGNPPAHPGCLPLAVALPSGLLWLLYWGTQGPGRYCSQGACAMASRDGASPAPHTGKPGLAGGATPLPRPRGRA from the exons ATGGGCCGCAGAGCAG GTGGCTTGGTGAGCCCTGGCCTCACCCTCCTCGTGTGGCTCACTGCCCACTGCCCTCGTCCCCAGGGAGAGTCGGACGCCAGCAGGGCTGACCTGTGGGCCAG TGCCAACACCTCCATCCTGCAAGGCTTCTGGTGCCAGCCGGCCAGCCAGCTGCCCCGGGACCAGCTTTCGGCTCTAATCAGGAGGGTGGACCCACAGCAGGCGCCCCTCAAAGCCTGGCAG CTCAGCTGCCTGGCCAACCTGGCCACCTGGCATGGCCTCCAGGATGACTTCGCACTCCACCCCCCCGACCTGCTGCTCTTCTACAA CCTGACACAGGTGAGGAAAGCTGACCGCCGGGCCTTCACACGCCGCGCCGCCCAGGGGCACACGGAGCTGCTGGCCAACCTGCCGGACCAGAGGGCTGCCCTGCAGCGTATGGCCCTGGCCTGCCTG GGGGGGCCACACCCCCGGCTCAGCGCCTCTGACCTGATGTTCCTTGGAGTCCTGGTGTGCGACCTGGATGCATCCCGCCTCGTGGCCGCAGACCCCTGCGTGCTTCAGAATCTGCAGCGCTGCCCCCGGCTGACCACCACCCAGCAAGCTGCCCTCAACACGCTACTGGCCAGTGGGAGGACCACGCTTGG GCCCCCGGGCTCCTGGAACGTCGAGGGGTTGCAGGCTCTGGGACCCCTGGCCACCTACATCAGCCCTGGCCTGTGGGTGCAGGTTCGGGAG GTCGTGGGCCTGGACTTCTTTGGCAGCATGGTGGCCATGTGCCGGGAGGGCCAGCTCAGCCAACACGATGCCAGGCGCTTCGTCACAGGCTTCCTGGAGGCCCAGGCCAAGGCGGCGACCCTCCGGCCCAAGCGAGGCACAG GGAACCCCTGCACCCGCGACAGCATCTCAGCAGCCACGCTGCGCGACGACCTCTTCCTGGTGCGCTACAGCTGCTCACAGCTCGAGGGCTGCCTGGGCGGCCATGTGCTCAGGGCCAACCTGGAGCCCCTGCTGCAGCAGCCCCTGCCCGCCGAGTGCCAGCGCGTCATCAAGGCCAAGCTGGCTCGA ATCTACCCGAGTGGGGTCCCCGAGGAGCAGCTGCGGGTCATCGCCTCGCTGGTGTACCTCTACTCCCGTGCCGAGATCGGCCAGTGGAACATCACCTCCAGAGACACAGTCACGGCCCTGCTGGCCCCCGACGTGGCCCTGGACAACCAGACCGAG GCTGTGCTGCAGAAGTTCCTGGACCATAACGGCACCCTCACCGGGCCCCTGCTCATAGCCATCGGGGGTGCCCGTCTCTGCTGGATGAGCCCCCTGCAGATCCAGGCCATCAGGGCCTCGGAGTTCCG GCTGGCTGGGGCCCTGGACATCTCCTCCTGCCCTCAGAGCCGGAAGGACGTGCTCTATGCCAAGGCCCGAGAGGCCTTCGGCAGCGCCGGGACCACAGCCGCCTACTACCGCTTCATGCGCCCCTACCTCG GCGGAGCCCCCGTGGAGGAGCTGCAGCACCTGGCCCAGGCGAATGTCACCATGGACATCGACACCTTCACCAACCTGAACCCCCGAGTGCTGCAG AGCCTGAGTGTGGGCAGTGTGACCACGCTGCTGGGCCAGAACGTGGGGGACCTGCAGAAGGCCCGTAGCCACCCGACCGTCAGCTCCTGGCTCCGCAGCCTCAACAGGTCAGCCCTGGGCGAGCTGGGCCTAGACACGGACGCCACTGGCCCCACTGGCCCAGCCCACTCTACCACCAGGACCCCCAACACCACCCCTTGGGGGCCGCATGCAGCCCCCACCACAGGCCAGCCCGGGAATGATGCCCCTACCTCGGGTACGTCCccaagcccccacccccatgcccagCCTCTGCAGACCCCCG TTCCCCATCAAGGTCCAGAACAGCAGGCTTCCCGCAGGGATGGCGTGAGCCCGAGCCCCGAGGGGCTGCAAGGCCAGGGCCACCAGCCGGGCCTGACGGTGCTCCCTCTGCGTCCACCCACAGGCAACCCACCAGCCCACCCAGGGTGCCTGCCGCTCGCTGTGGCCCTGCCCTCCGgcctcctgtggctgctgtactGGGGCACCCAGGGGCCCGGCCGGTATTGCTCCCAGGGCGCCTGTGCCATGGCCTCCAGAGATGGTGCTTCCCCAGCCCCACACACAGGGAAACCAGGGCTGGCGGGTGGAGCCACACCCCTGCCCAGACCGAGGGGCCGGGCCTGA